The window AGTATGAAACCCTTGGGCAAGAGTATTATTAATCGTAACTATTTTACATAAACAGTCTAAAACAGCTTTGTTAAAACCTAATCTCATAAAAGCTTTTTCAAGCATATCAGAGTTTATACATTCAAAATAATCTTTTAGGTCAACTTTGTAAACATATTTCTTTCCAAGATGTTGAGACGCATTAGACTGGACACTTCTTCCTTTAATAAAACCAAAAACATTTTTAGAAGGAACATAAATCTTACTTAACTTTTTATTTAAAACTTTCAAACAATTTATTACGCTATCAGATACTGGCGAATATACAGTCCTTATTCCTCCATTTTTTTTATAAATCTTAATTTTTTTTATCACTAAAGTTAAATCACTATTATCTGCTCGATACTTTAATATTTCTCTAGCGCTTAACCCTATGTAATCATTCTCACATATAGTTTTCAATAAGTTTTTGTCTAACTTAAGATAATTAGCTAATAAGTTTAAATTGTTTATATCCGATACTTTCATATAAAAAGAGGCAGTGACCAAGGTAACAAGTTTGTGTTTTTCCAAATCGAATACGACTCGTATCCGTTAATTTATCCTCGGTCTCCTGCCATTTTATTTCTAATATTTTTAATTTCAACTAAATGTTCCAAATCGCCTTTTCTACTATAAAAAGAATTATCATCAAGCACATTAATTAGTGCTATTTTATCCTTTAATATTTCAAAATTCTGTAGAGTCCTTTTTTGAGGTTTATCATTTGGGTTTAAAACAGAATATAAATTATAGTTAACATAATCTATAACAGCCATATTTACATTTTCTTTCCCCACTATCTCATACTCCACATCATATTTTTTACTAAGACCAGAAAACAATTCATCCAATATATTCTTCAAAGACTTTTTTTCAACCTCTAAAGTCTCAAAAATAAAACAATTTTTATCTTCTCTATTTTTACTAACTCTAGGTTTAATCAATTTTCTTAACATCAAATCAATTATTTCATAATCCTCTTTTTCTTTTTTAAGGTTTTTAAAATACGAAGACATCTTGTTAGTAACCACAAAGTAACCTCTAAAATTTAAGTAAGGTAAAATTTTATACATTTCAGCTCTAATATCAAAATGATCATCAACCGCATGGAAATTCCTTTCAATCAAACTTTTTCGGAAATCTTCATAATAAACCTCTTCAATTATAGAGCTTTTTAATTCTTCAATACTCTTTTCGAGAGTAGAAGGAGTATCTGTTTTAATACAGCCATACAAAAATATAGCGGAATCATTATTAACATGTCCCGCTTCATCAATATAGAAATAATTAGTTTTTTTCACTTTTTAAAAATAAGTATTAATAAATGAAAATTCTAACGGACTTACAACAAAAAGGTCGACAATTGTTTGAGTTGGAAATGATTTATTTTCCCCCTCCAATTTTTTGTAAAGAATATCTATTTTAAATATTACTTTAATTCAATTTTAGATAATATTCCATACCTTTTATTTTTATCCTTTAACTTAAACCTATCCAATAAATCGGAAATATCTTCACTTATTTTAGTCTCCACAACCCTTGCATATAATTGTGTGGTGGTAAGCTTGGAATGACCCAATAATTTTGATACCGTTTCAATAGGCACGCCATTAGAGAGCAATACGGTAGTGGCAAAGGTATGTCGTGCCACATGGAATGTAATATTCTTATGGATGTTACACATTGCTGATAT of the Zhouia spongiae genome contains:
- a CDS encoding reverse transcriptase family protein gives rise to the protein MEKHKLVTLVTASFYMKVSDINNLNLLANYLKLDKNLLKTICENDYIGLSAREILKYRADNSDLTLVIKKIKIYKKNGGIRTVYSPVSDSVINCLKVLNKKLSKIYVPSKNVFGFIKGRSVQSNASQHLGKKYVYKVDLKDYFECINSDMLEKAFMRLGFNKAVLDCLCKIVTINNTLAQGFHTSPTLANIVFIDLDNVFSNISKNITYTRYADDLYFSSDEEFEIHDFIVENLKKFGFEVNESKTRMMKRGSKQYVTGLTVFDPDYPRIAKRIKKKIRQEIYYIKKYGYKGHVMHKLKVKNKDYKTNEDVKNKVDLAISELQSKINGWLLYINSIEPKFSKKYSEFLYKKSFKPISNN